A genomic segment from Blastococcus sp. PRF04-17 encodes:
- a CDS encoding MCE family protein produces MSRRLQRIGALAAGVLLLGGCGFRGAYSFSLPGGADTGDDPYTVEIEFLDVLDLVPQSGVRVADVPVGRVEAIELDEEDWTAVVTITVNRDVELPANAVAAIQQSSLLGEKYVELAPPGNEEPRGRLDDDDRITLDRTNRNVEVEELLGALSLVLNGGGLAQLQTINRELGDALEGREQELKDTLRQLDTFIGGLDAQKEEINRALQRADELTATLAARTATIEGALDTIGPGLDVINQQRDLLVSMLEGLARLGDVGTRIIAESAANTVEDLKLLQPILTQLAAAGPNLGRSLELLLTYPFPDSSLTALNYRQAQGGGVALFTNMTATLDLDLTHLFCRYVVDQTGAVIELPLEEALTQGRCGVEGGTAQAAGGGSGGSGGSGSTSSSSGGPSVLDGIEGQIVEQVPGAGSADNPVGMPSLPEVTQ; encoded by the coding sequence ATGAGCCGGCGTCTGCAGCGGATCGGCGCGCTCGCCGCCGGCGTGCTGCTGCTCGGCGGGTGCGGCTTCCGCGGGGCCTACTCGTTCAGCCTGCCCGGCGGTGCGGACACCGGCGACGACCCGTACACGGTCGAGATCGAGTTCCTCGACGTCCTGGACCTGGTGCCCCAGTCGGGGGTCCGCGTCGCCGACGTGCCCGTCGGCCGGGTCGAGGCGATCGAGCTCGACGAGGAGGACTGGACCGCGGTCGTGACCATCACGGTCAACCGGGACGTCGAGCTGCCCGCCAACGCGGTCGCGGCGATCCAGCAGTCCTCGCTCCTGGGCGAGAAGTACGTGGAGCTGGCGCCTCCGGGCAACGAGGAGCCGCGGGGTCGGCTGGACGACGACGACCGGATCACCCTCGACCGCACCAACCGCAACGTGGAGGTCGAGGAGCTGCTCGGCGCGCTCTCCCTGGTGCTCAACGGCGGCGGTCTGGCGCAGCTCCAGACGATCAACCGGGAGCTCGGCGACGCGCTCGAGGGCCGGGAGCAGGAGCTGAAGGACACCCTCCGCCAGCTCGACACCTTCATCGGCGGGCTCGACGCGCAGAAGGAGGAGATCAACCGGGCGCTGCAGCGGGCCGACGAGCTGACCGCCACCCTCGCCGCCCGCACCGCGACGATCGAGGGCGCGCTGGACACGATCGGTCCGGGCCTCGACGTCATCAACCAGCAGCGCGACCTGCTCGTGTCGATGCTCGAGGGCCTCGCCCGGCTCGGCGACGTCGGCACCCGCATCATCGCCGAGTCGGCCGCCAACACCGTGGAGGACCTCAAGCTCCTGCAGCCGATCCTCACCCAGCTCGCGGCGGCCGGCCCCAACCTGGGGCGTTCGCTGGAACTGCTGCTCACCTATCCCTTCCCGGACAGTTCCCTCACGGCGCTGAACTACCGCCAGGCACAGGGCGGCGGGGTCGCGCTGTTCACCAACATGACCGCCACCCTCGACCTCGACCTGACGCACCTGTTCTGCCGGTACGTCGTCGACCAGACGGGTGCGGTCATCGAGTTGCCGCTCGAGGAGGCCCTCACCCAGGGCCGGTGCGGCGTCGAGGGCGGCACGGCGCAGGCGGCCGGCGGCGGGTCCGGCGGGTCCGGCGGGTCGGGGTCCACCTCGTCGTCGAGCGGGGGGCCGTCGGTCCTCGACGGCATCGAGGGGCAGATCGTCGAGCAGGTCCCCGGCGCCGGCTCGGCGGACAACCCGGTCGGCATGCCGTCGTTGCCGGAGGTGACCCAGTGA
- a CDS encoding MlaD family protein, which yields MITRSTKVKLLAFAVLAVVGMAYLGFKYVGLDRVLLGGGYAVAADFRDSGGIFVNAEVTYRGVEVGRVTDMELVGDGVRVELRIDPGADPIPADTEAVVATRSAVGEQYVILRPTGDGEPYLQDGDVIPQERTSIPVPVEQMLLNLDEFVGSIDQENLRIVIEELGKAFEGSGDDLGRLIDNGDLLLARAQESLPQTLQLITDGQTVLDTQRDSRSAIRQWAEDLRLVTDTLVEMDPDLRSIVVNAPDAGEALEGLVENAGPGLGSLVRNLDILNRVQIPRLDGIQQMLVTYPDAVTGGFTVVRRDEDGVLRSHFGFVLNAGEPHACATGYVPTTRTPSQGAVEAVDTDRVACRVYDGVDPNPGDGYDENGSNIRGEQNIGSDGGRGVTEPTEQVPGGGAPNPTALTELFGSLIHASPIATLTG from the coding sequence GTGATCACCCGCAGCACCAAGGTCAAGCTGCTGGCCTTCGCCGTCCTGGCGGTGGTGGGCATGGCCTACCTCGGCTTCAAGTACGTGGGGCTCGACCGGGTGCTGCTCGGTGGCGGCTACGCCGTCGCGGCCGACTTCCGGGACTCCGGCGGCATCTTCGTCAACGCCGAGGTCACCTACCGCGGCGTGGAGGTCGGCCGGGTCACGGACATGGAGCTGGTGGGCGACGGCGTCCGCGTCGAGCTGCGCATCGATCCGGGCGCCGATCCGATCCCCGCCGACACCGAGGCCGTGGTCGCCACCCGCAGCGCGGTGGGGGAGCAGTACGTCATCCTCCGGCCGACCGGCGACGGGGAGCCCTACTTGCAGGACGGCGACGTCATCCCGCAGGAGCGCACCAGCATCCCGGTCCCGGTGGAGCAGATGCTGCTCAACCTCGACGAGTTCGTGGGCTCGATCGACCAGGAGAACCTGCGGATCGTCATCGAGGAGCTCGGCAAGGCGTTCGAGGGATCCGGGGACGACCTGGGGCGCCTCATCGACAACGGCGACCTGCTCCTCGCGCGCGCCCAGGAGTCGCTGCCCCAGACGCTGCAGCTGATCACCGACGGCCAGACGGTGCTCGACACGCAGCGCGACAGCCGCTCGGCGATCCGCCAGTGGGCCGAGGACCTGCGGCTGGTCACGGACACCCTGGTCGAGATGGATCCCGACCTGCGCAGCATCGTGGTCAACGCGCCCGATGCGGGGGAGGCCCTCGAGGGGCTGGTCGAGAACGCCGGCCCGGGCCTGGGTTCGCTGGTGCGCAACCTCGACATCCTCAACCGGGTGCAGATCCCGCGCCTCGACGGCATCCAGCAGATGCTGGTCACCTATCCCGACGCCGTGACCGGTGGCTTCACCGTGGTGCGGCGGGACGAGGACGGCGTGCTGCGCTCGCACTTCGGCTTCGTGCTCAACGCCGGAGAGCCGCACGCCTGCGCCACCGGGTACGTGCCGACGACGAGAACGCCCAGCCAGGGTGCCGTCGAGGCGGTCGACACCGACCGGGTCGCCTGCCGGGTGTACGACGGCGTCGACCCGAACCCGGGTGACGGCTACGACGAGAACGGCTCGAACATCCGCGGCGAGCAGAACATCGGCAGCGACGGCGGCCGCGGCGTGACCGAGCCGACCGAGCAGGTGCCCGGTGGTGGCGCTCCGAACCCCACCGCGCTCACCGAGCTGTTCGGCAGCCTGATCCACGCCTCGCCGATCGCCACGCTCACCGGCTGA
- the rpoB gene encoding DNA-directed RNA polymerase subunit beta encodes MAGSRPTSINPSTTESPSTRTTPQPQSGPRTGEADQQKIPGAPLRVSFAKISEPLEVPDLLALQTASFDWLIGSPEWRATLSPEEQESAVGGLAEILEEISPIEDFSGSMSLSFSNPRFEDVKASLEECKDKDMTYAAPLFVTAEFMNNTTGEIKSQTVFMGDFPIMTNKGTFVINGTERVVVSQLVRSPGVYFDKTLDKTSDKDVFSAKVIPSRGAWLEFDVDKRDTVGVRIDRKRRQPVTVLLKALGWTEDRIREHFQWSPTVLATLEKDHIAGQDEALLDIYRKLRPGEPPTRESAQALLENLFFNPKRYDLAKVGRYKVNKKLGVSVPQGTSTLTEDDIVATIEYVVRLHAGEPEHGVDDIDHFGNRRLRTVGELIQNQIRVGLSRMERVVRERMTTQDVEAITPQTLINIRPVVASIKEFFGTSQLSQFMDQTNPLAGLTHKRRLSALGPGGLSRERAGMEVRDVHPSHYGRMCPIETPEGPNIGLIGSLSAFGRVNAFGFIETPYRKVENGVVTDSIDYLTADEEDRFVVAQANSPLDAQGRFAEDRVLVRTKGGEVDYLAPENVDYMDVSPRQMTSVATAMIPFLEHDDANRALMGANMQRQAVPLLRSEAPLVGTGMELRAAVDAGDVVVAEKAGVVEDSTADYVTVMADDGTRQTYRLLKFRRSNQGTSINQSPVVEEGQRVEVGQVIADGPCTDQGEMALGKNLLVAFMPWEGHNYEDAIILSQRLVQDDVLSSIHIEEFEVDARDTKLGAEEITRDIPNVSEEVLADLDERGIIRIGAEVVPGDILVGKVTPKGETELTPEERLLRAIFGEKAREVRDTSLKVKHGESGKVIGVRVFSREDGDELPAGVNELIRVYVAQMRKISDGDKLAGRHGNKGVISKILPQEDMPFLEDGTPVDIVLNPLGVPGRMNVGQVLETHLGWVAKQGWQVEGNPEWAANLPDAAKSAGPGTRTATPVFDGAKEDEIIGLLGSTTPNRDGERMVKETGKARLFDGRSGEPFPEPISVGYVYILKLLHLVDDKIHARSTGPYSMITQQPLGGKAQFGGQRFGEMECWAMQAYGAAYALQELLTIKSDDILGRVKVYEAIVKGENIPEPGIPESFKVLLKELQSLCLNVEVLSGDGQAIELRDTDDEVFRAAEELGIDLSRREPSSVEDV; translated from the coding sequence TTGGCAGGCTCTCGCCCCACCAGCATCAACCCCAGCACCACCGAGTCCCCCAGCACCCGCACCACCCCGCAGCCCCAGTCCGGCCCCCGCACCGGTGAGGCCGACCAGCAGAAGATCCCCGGAGCCCCGCTCCGCGTCTCCTTCGCGAAGATCTCCGAGCCGCTCGAGGTCCCGGATCTGCTGGCCCTGCAGACCGCCTCGTTCGACTGGCTGATCGGCAGCCCCGAGTGGCGGGCCACCCTCTCGCCCGAGGAGCAGGAGTCCGCGGTCGGCGGCCTCGCCGAGATCCTCGAGGAGATCAGCCCGATCGAGGACTTCAGCGGCTCGATGTCGCTGTCCTTCTCCAACCCGCGCTTCGAGGACGTCAAGGCGTCCCTCGAGGAGTGCAAGGACAAGGACATGACCTACGCGGCCCCGCTGTTCGTGACCGCCGAGTTCATGAACAACACCACCGGTGAGATCAAGAGCCAGACGGTGTTCATGGGCGACTTCCCGATCATGACGAACAAGGGCACCTTCGTCATCAACGGGACCGAGCGCGTCGTCGTCTCCCAGCTGGTCCGCAGCCCGGGCGTGTACTTCGACAAGACCCTGGACAAGACGTCGGACAAGGACGTCTTCAGCGCCAAGGTCATCCCGAGCCGCGGCGCGTGGCTGGAGTTCGACGTCGACAAGCGCGACACCGTCGGCGTCCGCATCGACCGGAAGCGCCGCCAGCCGGTCACCGTGCTGCTCAAGGCGCTGGGCTGGACCGAGGACCGCATCCGCGAGCACTTCCAGTGGTCGCCGACCGTCCTCGCCACGCTGGAGAAGGACCACATCGCCGGGCAGGACGAGGCCCTGCTCGACATCTACCGCAAGCTGCGGCCGGGCGAGCCGCCCACGCGCGAGTCGGCGCAGGCGCTGCTGGAGAACCTCTTCTTCAACCCCAAGCGCTACGACCTGGCCAAGGTCGGCCGGTACAAGGTCAACAAGAAGCTGGGCGTCTCGGTGCCGCAGGGCACGAGCACGCTGACCGAGGACGACATCGTCGCCACCATCGAGTACGTCGTGCGGTTGCACGCCGGCGAGCCCGAGCACGGTGTCGACGACATCGACCACTTCGGCAACCGGCGCCTGCGCACCGTCGGCGAGCTGATCCAGAACCAGATCCGGGTCGGTCTCTCCCGCATGGAGCGCGTGGTCCGCGAGCGGATGACGACCCAGGACGTCGAGGCGATCACGCCGCAGACGCTGATCAACATCCGGCCGGTCGTCGCCTCCATCAAGGAGTTCTTCGGCACCAGCCAGCTGTCCCAGTTCATGGACCAGACCAACCCGCTCGCGGGTCTGACCCACAAGCGCCGCCTGTCGGCCCTGGGTCCCGGTGGTCTGTCCCGTGAGCGGGCCGGCATGGAGGTCCGCGACGTGCACCCGAGCCACTACGGCCGGATGTGCCCGATCGAGACGCCGGAAGGCCCGAACATCGGCCTGATCGGTTCGCTGTCGGCGTTCGGCCGGGTCAACGCCTTCGGCTTCATCGAGACGCCGTACCGCAAGGTCGAGAACGGTGTGGTCACCGACTCCATCGACTACCTCACCGCTGACGAGGAGGACCGCTTCGTCGTCGCGCAGGCCAACTCGCCGCTGGACGCCCAGGGTCGGTTCGCCGAGGACCGCGTCCTGGTCCGCACCAAGGGCGGCGAGGTGGACTACCTCGCGCCGGAGAACGTCGACTACATGGACGTCTCGCCGCGGCAGATGACCTCGGTCGCCACCGCGATGATCCCGTTCCTCGAGCACGACGACGCCAACCGCGCGCTCATGGGCGCGAACATGCAGCGTCAGGCCGTCCCGCTGCTGCGCAGCGAGGCGCCGCTGGTCGGCACGGGCATGGAGCTGCGTGCCGCCGTCGACGCCGGCGACGTCGTCGTGGCCGAGAAGGCCGGTGTGGTCGAGGACTCCACCGCCGACTACGTCACCGTCATGGCCGACGACGGCACCCGGCAGACCTACCGGCTGCTGAAGTTCCGCCGCTCGAACCAGGGGACGTCGATCAACCAGTCCCCGGTGGTCGAGGAGGGCCAGCGGGTCGAGGTCGGCCAGGTCATCGCCGACGGCCCGTGCACCGACCAGGGCGAGATGGCGCTGGGCAAGAACCTGCTCGTCGCCTTCATGCCGTGGGAGGGCCACAACTACGAGGACGCGATCATCCTGTCGCAGCGCCTCGTGCAGGACGACGTCCTGTCCTCGATCCACATCGAGGAGTTCGAGGTCGACGCCCGCGACACCAAGCTCGGTGCCGAGGAGATCACCCGGGACATCCCGAACGTCTCCGAGGAGGTCCTCGCCGACCTCGACGAGCGCGGCATCATCCGCATCGGTGCCGAGGTCGTCCCCGGCGACATCCTCGTCGGCAAGGTCACGCCCAAGGGCGAGACCGAGCTGACCCCGGAGGAGCGGCTGCTCCGTGCGATCTTCGGCGAGAAGGCGCGCGAGGTCCGCGACACGTCGCTGAAGGTCAAGCACGGCGAGTCCGGCAAGGTCATCGGCGTCCGCGTGTTCTCCCGCGAGGACGGCGACGAGCTGCCCGCCGGCGTCAACGAGCTGATCCGGGTCTACGTCGCGCAGATGCGCAAGATCTCCGACGGCGACAAGCTCGCCGGCCGCCACGGCAACAAGGGCGTCATCTCGAAGATCCTGCCGCAGGAGGACATGCCGTTCCTCGAGGACGGCACCCCGGTCGACATCGTCCTCAACCCGCTCGGTGTGCCCGGCCGCATGAACGTCGGCCAGGTGCTCGAGACCCACCTCGGGTGGGTCGCCAAGCAGGGGTGGCAGGTCGAGGGGAACCCGGAGTGGGCGGCCAACCTGCCCGACGCCGCGAAGTCGGCGGGCCCCGGCACCCGGACCGCGACGCCGGTCTTCGACGGCGCCAAGGAGGACGAGATCATCGGCCTGCTCGGCTCGACGACCCCGAACCGGGACGGCGAGCGGATGGTCAAGGAGACCGGCAAGGCGCGGCTGTTCGACGGCCGCTCCGGCGAGCCGTTCCCCGAGCCGATCTCCGTGGGGTACGTCTACATCCTGAAGCTGCTGCACCTGGTCGACGACAAGATCCACGCCCGCTCGACCGGCCCCTACTCGATGATCACGCAGCAGCCGCTGGGTGGTAAGGCGCAGTTCGGTGGCCAGCGGTTCGGCGAGATGGAGTGCTGGGCGATGCAGGCCTACGGCGCGGCCTACGCGCTGCAGGAGCTGCTCACCATCAAGTCCGACGACATCCTGGGACGCGTCAAGGTCTACGAGGCGATCGTCAAGGGCGAGAACATCCCCGAGCCGGGCATCCCGGAGTCGTTCAAGGTGTTGCTCAAGGAGCTGCAGTCGCTCTGCCTCAACGTCGAGGTGCTGTCCGGCGACGGGCAGGCGATCGAGCTGCGCGACACCGACGACGAGGTCTTCCGGGCCGCGGAGGAGCTGGGCATCGACCTGTCCCGCCGCGAGCCGTCCTCGGTCGAAGACGTCTGA
- a CDS encoding DNA-directed RNA polymerase subunit beta' has protein sequence MLDVNFFDELRIGLATGDDIRQWSHGEVKKPETINYRTLRPEKDGLFCEKIFGPTRDWECYCGKYKRVRFKGIICERCGVEVTRAKVRRERMGHIELAAPVTHIWFFKGVPSRLGYLLDLAPKDLEKIIYFAAYLITSVDDEARHRDLPTIEAEISAEKSNLEGRRDADVEARQQKLEADLAELEAEGAKSDVRRKVREGGEREMRQLRDRAQREIDRLEEVLDTFRKLEVKQLIADEGLYRELRDRFGEYFEGGMGAAALQKLLADFDLDAEAASLRETIRSGKGQRKLRALKRLKVVAAFQQTRNSPMGMVLDCVPVIPPDLRPMVQLDGGRFATSDMNDLYRRVINRNNRLKRLLDLGAPEIIVNNEKRMLQESVDALFDNGRRGRPVTGPGNRPLKSLSDLLKGKQGRFRQNLLGKRVDYSGRSVIVVGPQLKLHQCGLPKQMALELFKPFVMKRLVDLNHAQNIKSAKRMVERARPVVWDVLEEVITEHPVLLNRAPTLHRLGIQAFEPQLVEGKAIQIHPLVCTAFNADFDGDQMAVHLPLSAEAQAEARILMLSSNNILSPADGRPITAPTQDMVLGLYHLTTLVPSRHEADGGTPAAYASAAEALMAFDMGALALQERALIRLDEVFDVDNGKVNDAWEQPEDWTPGQPAVVETSLGRVLFNEALPEDYRFVNYQVPKKELGAIVNDLAERYPKVQVAATLDALKAAGFRWATRSGVTIAIDDVVTPPVKREILDRHEAEAAKIEKQYERGVITDAERRGELIEIWTRARAEVSQAMVDNFPTTNPVWVMVNSGARGNMMQISQIAGMRGLVANPKGEIIPRPIKANFREGLSVLEYFISTHGARKGLADTALRTADSGYLTRRLVDVSQDVIIREEDCGTDRGVIMPIGTVVDGVVTRDAHVETSVYARALSADVVAEDGTVIAEANADLGDVLIQTLIDAGVSEVKVRCVLTCESLLGTCATCYGRSLASGKLVDVGEAVGIIAAQSIGEPGTQLTMRTFHTGGVAGADITHGLPRVVELFEARVPKGKAPIAELAGSVRIEDSEQFRKLTITPDDGSDEVVYDKLSRRAQLRVEDGAHVEVGEQLTEGAVDPHEVLRIMGPREVQLHLVREVQEVYRSQGVSIHDKHIEVIIRQMLKRVTIIDSGATEFLPGALVERTLFETENRRVVAEGGEPASARPVLMGITKASLATESWLSAASFQETTKVLTDAAIQGKSDSLLGLKENVIIGKLIPAGTGISRYRNITVEPTEEARAAVYTMAGYDDGQYYSPDVFGQGTGEAVRLEEYDWRG, from the coding sequence TTGCTGGACGTCAACTTCTTCGACGAGTTGCGCATCGGCCTGGCCACCGGCGACGACATCCGCCAGTGGTCGCACGGTGAGGTGAAGAAGCCCGAGACCATCAACTACCGGACCCTGCGTCCGGAGAAGGACGGTCTCTTCTGCGAGAAGATCTTCGGTCCCACCCGGGACTGGGAGTGCTACTGCGGTAAGTACAAGCGGGTCCGGTTCAAGGGCATCATCTGCGAGCGCTGCGGCGTCGAGGTGACCCGGGCCAAGGTCCGTCGCGAGCGCATGGGCCACATCGAGCTCGCCGCTCCGGTGACCCACATCTGGTTCTTCAAGGGTGTCCCCTCGCGCCTGGGCTACCTGCTCGACCTGGCGCCCAAGGACCTCGAGAAGATCATCTACTTCGCGGCCTACCTGATCACCTCGGTCGACGACGAGGCGCGCCACCGCGACCTCCCGACCATCGAGGCCGAGATCAGCGCCGAGAAGTCCAACCTCGAGGGGCGGCGCGACGCCGACGTCGAGGCGCGGCAGCAGAAGCTCGAGGCCGACCTGGCCGAGCTGGAGGCGGAGGGCGCCAAGTCCGACGTCCGCCGCAAGGTGCGCGAGGGCGGCGAGCGCGAGATGCGCCAGCTGCGCGACCGGGCCCAGCGCGAGATCGACCGCCTCGAGGAGGTGCTCGACACCTTCCGCAAGCTGGAGGTCAAGCAGCTCATCGCCGACGAGGGCCTCTACCGCGAGCTGCGCGACCGCTTCGGTGAGTACTTCGAGGGCGGCATGGGCGCCGCGGCGCTGCAGAAGCTGCTCGCCGACTTCGACCTCGACGCCGAGGCCGCCTCGCTGCGCGAGACCATCCGCAGCGGCAAGGGCCAGCGCAAGCTGCGGGCGCTCAAGCGGCTGAAGGTCGTCGCGGCCTTCCAGCAGACCCGCAACTCGCCGATGGGCATGGTGCTGGACTGCGTCCCGGTCATCCCGCCGGACCTGCGCCCGATGGTGCAGCTCGACGGTGGCCGCTTCGCGACCAGCGACATGAACGACCTCTACCGCCGCGTCATCAACCGGAACAACCGGCTGAAGCGTCTGCTCGACCTCGGCGCCCCCGAGATCATCGTGAACAACGAGAAGCGGATGCTCCAGGAGTCCGTCGACGCGCTGTTCGACAACGGCCGTCGGGGCCGGCCGGTCACCGGCCCGGGCAACCGTCCGCTGAAGTCCCTGAGCGACCTGCTCAAGGGCAAGCAGGGCCGGTTCCGCCAGAACCTGCTCGGCAAGCGCGTCGACTACTCGGGCCGTTCGGTCATCGTCGTCGGCCCGCAGCTGAAGCTGCACCAGTGCGGCCTGCCCAAGCAGATGGCCCTGGAGCTGTTCAAGCCCTTCGTCATGAAGCGGCTGGTCGACCTCAACCACGCGCAGAACATCAAGTCCGCCAAGCGGATGGTCGAGCGGGCCCGCCCGGTCGTGTGGGACGTGCTGGAGGAGGTCATCACCGAGCACCCGGTGCTGCTCAACCGCGCGCCCACGCTGCACCGCCTGGGCATCCAGGCCTTCGAGCCGCAGCTGGTCGAGGGCAAGGCCATCCAGATCCACCCGCTGGTCTGCACCGCGTTCAACGCGGACTTCGACGGTGACCAGATGGCGGTGCACCTGCCGCTGTCGGCCGAGGCGCAGGCCGAGGCCCGGATCCTGATGCTGTCGAGCAACAACATCTTGTCGCCGGCCGACGGTCGCCCGATCACCGCGCCGACCCAGGACATGGTGCTCGGCCTGTACCACCTGACGACCCTGGTGCCCTCGCGGCACGAGGCCGACGGTGGCACGCCCGCGGCCTACGCCTCGGCGGCCGAAGCCCTGATGGCCTTCGACATGGGCGCCCTGGCCCTGCAGGAGCGCGCGCTGATCCGCCTCGACGAGGTCTTCGACGTCGACAACGGCAAGGTCAACGACGCGTGGGAGCAGCCGGAGGACTGGACCCCCGGCCAGCCGGCCGTGGTGGAGACCAGCCTGGGACGGGTCCTGTTCAACGAGGCCCTGCCCGAGGACTACCGCTTCGTCAACTACCAGGTGCCGAAGAAGGAGCTCGGGGCGATCGTCAACGACCTCGCCGAGCGCTACCCCAAGGTCCAGGTCGCGGCGACCCTGGACGCCCTCAAGGCCGCCGGCTTCCGCTGGGCGACCCGCTCGGGCGTCACGATCGCCATCGACGACGTGGTGACCCCGCCGGTGAAGCGGGAGATCCTCGACCGGCACGAGGCCGAGGCCGCCAAGATCGAGAAGCAGTACGAGCGCGGCGTCATCACCGACGCCGAGCGTCGTGGCGAGCTGATCGAGATCTGGACCCGCGCGCGGGCCGAGGTCAGCCAGGCGATGGTGGACAACTTCCCGACCACCAACCCGGTCTGGGTCATGGTCAACTCGGGCGCCCGAGGCAACATGATGCAGATCAGCCAGATCGCCGGCATGCGTGGTCTGGTCGCCAACCCGAAGGGCGAGATCATCCCGCGGCCGATCAAGGCCAACTTCCGGGAGGGTCTGTCCGTGCTGGAGTACTTCATCTCCACGCACGGTGCCCGCAAGGGTCTGGCCGACACGGCGCTGCGCACCGCCGACTCCGGTTACCTCACCCGCCGGCTGGTCGACGTCTCGCAGGACGTCATCATTCGCGAGGAGGACTGCGGCACCGACCGCGGCGTCATCATGCCGATCGGCACCGTTGTCGACGGGGTCGTCACGCGTGACGCGCACGTGGAGACCAGCGTCTACGCCCGCGCCCTGTCCGCCGACGTGGTGGCCGAGGACGGGACGGTCATCGCCGAGGCGAACGCCGACCTGGGCGACGTCCTCATCCAGACGCTGATCGACGCCGGTGTGTCCGAGGTCAAGGTCCGCTGCGTGCTCACCTGCGAGTCGCTGCTGGGCACCTGCGCCACCTGCTACGGCCGGTCGCTGGCCTCCGGCAAGCTGGTGGACGTCGGCGAGGCGGTCGGCATCATCGCCGCCCAGTCCATCGGTGAGCCGGGTACCCAGCTGACGATGCGCACCTTCCACACCGGTGGTGTGGCCGGCGCGGACATCACGCACGGTCTGCCGCGTGTGGTGGAGCTCTTCGAGGCCCGCGTCCCCAAGGGCAAGGCCCCGATCGCCGAGCTGGCGGGCTCCGTCCGGATCGAGGACAGCGAGCAGTTCCGCAAGCTGACCATCACGCCGGACGACGGCTCCGACGAGGTCGTCTACGACAAGCTGTCGCGCCGCGCGCAGCTGCGGGTCGAGGACGGTGCACACGTCGAGGTCGGCGAGCAGCTCACCGAGGGTGCCGTCGACCCGCACGAGGTGCTGCGGATCATGGGCCCCCGCGAGGTGCAGCTGCACCTGGTCCGCGAGGTCCAGGAGGTCTACCGCTCGCAGGGTGTGTCGATCCACGACAAGCACATCGAGGTGATCATCCGCCAGATGCTGAAGCGGGTGACCATCATCGACTCGGGCGCCACGGAGTTCCTGCCGGGCGCGCTCGTCGAGCGGACGCTGTTCGAGACCGAGAACCGCCGCGTCGTCGCCGAGGGCGGCGAGCCGGCCTCGGCCCGTCCGGTGCTCATGGGCATCACCAAGGCCTCGCTCGCGACCGAGTCGTGGCTGTCGGCCGCCTCCTTCCAGGAGACGACCAAGGTGCTCACCGACGCCGCGATCCAGGGCAAGAGCGACAGCCTGCTCGGGCTCAAGGAGAACGTGATCATCGGCAAGCTGATCCCGGCGGGCACGGGCATCAGCCGCTACCGGAACATCACGGTCGAGCCGACCGAGGAGGCCCGCGCCGCGGTCTACACCATGGCCGGGTACGACGACGGGCAGTACTACAGCCCCGACGTCTTCGGTCAGGGCACCGGCGAGGCCGTGCGCCTCGAGGAGTACGACTGGCGGGGCTGA
- a CDS encoding LLM class F420-dependent oxidoreductase, with the protein MRIGIQASYSGGFDETAAEIRDLEAAGLDIAAVAEVYTFDAVSQLGYLAAVTERVELLSAIFPIYSRTPALTAMTAAGLDFVSGGRFTLGLGASGPQVIEGWHGVPYDAPLQRTREIVDICRSVWRRERLDHSGKKYTIPLPPEEGTGLGKPLKLINTPVRDRIPVMLAALGPKNVELAAEIAEAWEPIFFVPEKAAAVWGESLAAGRAKRDPALGELQVLTGVPVAIGDDVEPLLDFVRPALALYIGGMGARGKNFYNDLAVRYGYEAEAKTIQDLYLDGKKDEAAAAVPDELVRASSLIGPESYVAERIAAFAEAGVTTLMLQPLDGSREARLRTVETMKRLAGLSGCAGLLPHRAASSLTAHHEGGRATIR; encoded by the coding sequence GTGCGCATCGGCATCCAGGCCAGTTACAGCGGAGGGTTCGACGAGACAGCGGCCGAGATCCGCGATCTCGAGGCCGCCGGCCTCGACATCGCCGCCGTGGCCGAGGTCTACACCTTCGATGCGGTCAGCCAACTCGGCTACCTGGCCGCGGTGACCGAGCGGGTGGAGCTGCTGAGCGCCATCTTCCCCATCTACAGCCGCACGCCGGCACTGACGGCCATGACCGCGGCCGGCCTGGACTTCGTCTCCGGCGGCCGGTTCACCCTCGGGCTGGGTGCCTCGGGGCCCCAGGTGATCGAGGGGTGGCACGGGGTCCCCTACGACGCCCCGCTGCAGCGGACCCGGGAGATCGTCGACATCTGCCGCTCGGTGTGGCGCCGGGAGCGACTGGACCACTCCGGCAAGAAGTACACGATCCCCCTGCCGCCGGAGGAGGGCACCGGCCTGGGCAAGCCGCTCAAGCTGATCAACACCCCGGTGCGCGACCGTATCCCCGTGATGCTGGCGGCGCTCGGCCCGAAGAACGTGGAGCTGGCCGCCGAGATCGCCGAGGCGTGGGAGCCGATCTTCTTCGTACCCGAGAAGGCGGCGGCGGTCTGGGGCGAGTCCCTGGCCGCCGGCCGCGCCAAGCGCGACCCCGCCCTCGGCGAGCTGCAGGTCCTCACCGGGGTGCCGGTCGCCATCGGGGACGACGTCGAGCCGCTGCTGGACTTCGTCCGCCCCGCGCTGGCCCTCTACATCGGCGGCATGGGCGCCCGCGGCAAGAACTTCTACAACGACCTCGCCGTGCGCTACGGCTACGAGGCCGAGGCGAAGACCATCCAGGACCTCTACCTGGACGGCAAGAAGGACGAGGCGGCCGCCGCGGTGCCCGACGAGCTCGTGCGGGCGTCGTCCCTCATCGGCCCGGAGTCCTACGTGGCCGAGCGGATCGCAGCCTTCGCCGAGGCGGGCGTGACGACGCTGATGCTGCAGCCGCTCGACGGCAGTCGCGAGGCCCGCCTGAGGACCGTGGAGACCATGAAGCGCCTCGCCGGGCTGAGCGGCTGCGCCGGCCTCCTCCCTCACCGCGCGGCGTCCTCCCTGACCGCCCACCACGAGGGAGGACGCGCGACGATCAGGTGA